ATAGTTCTTGACTGTCTCCCCTGCTGTCATATTAAGTAGTTTTGTGCTTGATAGGCTATTCTCCAAAAGTAAGATAATTTTTGTGTTTAGTGCTGATTTATATAGTCAAGTTTTAAGACTGAATGTTTATAACCTTCGATAATCCCAAGTTAGGAAATCATCATAAATGTACTGAGTTATAAATGCTGAACTATGGCAATAGGAATCTCACAAACTTATTTATAATGAATTGAATAATTTAAAGTTTAGACTTCTAGTTTACATGTATATAAAGACCATTAACCCTACTGGAATACAGAGGTAATTGTGTCAGAAATTAGGTAGAAATAATCTCTAAATGTATAGAGATGTTGCACAAAATGTCTTTAATTAAATCAACTGATACAATCGCCTCTAAAATAAAAAAACATTCTCTGCAAAATTTATTACTCAAGTTGCTGATATTAGGGAGGGGAGTATGATGAGCCGTCCAATAATTTTAGGTATTGTTGGTGATAGTGCTGCGGGTAAAACGACCCTAACTAGGGGAATCGCTCAGATACTAGGGCCGGAGAACGTCACACTCATCTGTACTGATGATTACCATCGGTATGACCGCAAGCAACGCGCAGAGATAGGAATTACAGCCCTCCACCCTCATTGTAACCATTTGGATATCATGCAGCAGCATCTATCGCTGCTACGCACAGGACAACCAATCCTCAAACCCGTTTATAGTCACAAAACTGGAACTTTTGAACCGCCTCAGTACATCAAACCTAATAAATTCGTCATTATCGAAGGATTGCTTGGTTACTCTACCCGTGCAGCCCGTGAATGCTACGATGTAAAAGTTTACCTCGCCCCTCCAGAAGACCTCCGCGCCACTTGGAAAGTCAAACGCGACACACAAAAACGTGGCTATACCCCCGAACAAGTATTAGCAGAATTAGAAAAACGCGAACCAGATTCAGAACAGTTTATTCGTCCCCAGAGACAATGGTCTGATATCGTTGTCAGCTTTTATCCACCATGTGATGATTATGATGAAAGCAACGGACACCTCAACGTACGTCTAGTATTGCGCCCCACTATTCCACACCCAGATTTTACGCCAATTCTCAATTTAACTAATGGTGATTCTGGTTCAGCAATTCGCCTGGGACTTGATAGGGATATGAGTAAACCAGTGGATGTATTAGAAGTTGATGGTCACGCCACTTTAGACCAGGTAAATAAGTTAGAGCATATTCTTTGTTCTGATATGCCCTATTTAATCAATGTATGCGATCGCGAAAGTAATCCAGAATTAGGTAAAGTCGCAGGTACAACAGGCGAAACCCTACAAAGTTACCCCCTTGCCCTCACTCAGTTAATCATCACCTACCATATGCTAAAGGCGACGCAAATCTATCAGTAAAAATTGTTTATTTTTACAGAAAAAAGATAGAAATTAAAGATTTCCTCAAGCTGGGTGAATCGGAACGCAAACAAGGGATAACTAAAGATAGCTGCATCTATGAGTTCTTCTTTAGTTGTTATATGACTTATTGCCTGAGAATTGCTGATATACCCACAAATGAGCGCCCCCGTGAACGGTTGATGACACATGGGCCAAAAGTTTTAGCCACAGCCGAGTTAATCGCAATTCTTTTAGGTACAGGTCAAGGGCCTGGCAAACTCTCAGCCGTCGGTTTAGGACAATATATATTACAGGAACTAAGTAAACATCAACGCGACCCATTAGCCGTTTTGCGAGAAGTTACGCCGGCTGAGTTAATGCAAATTCCCGGAATTGGCCCAGCAAAAGCCACAACTATCTTAGCGGCGATAGAATTGGGTAAACGTGCCTTTCAATCTCGTCCTCTAGATAGGACACCAATTGATAGCCCCGTGACGGCTGCGGCTGCACTGAGTCAGGATTTAATGTGGCAGAGTCAAGAACGGTTTGCTGTGTTATTGCTAGATGTAAAAAATCGCCTACTGGGAACACAGGTGATTACTATAGGTACGGCTACCGAAACTCTAGCTTCTCCACGGGAGATTTTTCGGGAAGTGATTCGCCAAGGTGCAACACGCACAATAGTTGCCCACAATCACCCTTCCGGTAACGTAGAACCTAGCCCAGAAGATATAGAGTTAACACGCCAACTTTTAGCAGGAGCGCAACTTTTAGGTATACCCTTGTTAGATCATTTAATTTTAGGTAATGGTAATCACCAGAGTTTACGGGAGATTACTAGTTTGTGGAATGATTATCCGCAAGGAGATTAATTAGGAGATGAGGGGGATGAGGGAGATAAGGGAGATAAATATGCAATTTAGACAAAATAAGTAGAGATTCTTCTATCCTACCTTCCGCACCCTAACTGTCACACATCAACAAAAAACCGATTAAGTAGTACATAAGAACTAAAGTAGATTCAAGAGTCAAGAGACTTAAGTAGCTCAGTGTTAAAAATTATCGCTATGGCAAGGCAGGAGGCAGTTCGCGGAGCGTGTCGAAGACAAGGCAGGAGGGAAGAGGGTTATAGCTTTATTTACCTTTCTTAACTTAGTTTTGTTTTTTCCCACCGACTTACTTATCTCATTCAAATCTATCTACCACCAGTTCTTATTGCTCGTTATTGACAATAGGCTTTGATGCCATTTTTGCTGATTCATGGCTGCTCAAATCTCTTTTTCGACTAAATATGTCTGTTTTAATTCCTCCTTCGCTTTTTGATCTCAGTAATTTCCCTCTGTGACACTTGGGGGTGAGGAAGGTGGGTTCTATCTCCTCCTACTTCCCCTACTCCCCCCACTCCCTCATCTACCCCACTCCGCATTTTTACTTACGGACTGTCATTGATGGATTACCCCAAATGATAACTTTACCGTCATAGCCGCCACTGGCGAGTATTTGACCGTCTGGACTAAAAGCGATCGCACTTACCCAATCACTATGTCCAATCAGTGTATTTAATAATTCACCTGTAGATATATCCCATAGCTTAATGCCATCTCTACCCGCACTAGCTAGAGTTTTACCATCGCGGTTAAGAGCGATCGCATATACCCAATTATTATGTCCTGTTAGGGTGCGGGTGAGTTGTTCTGAGGGGAGATTCCAAATTTTAATAGTGCGATCGCTACTACAACTAATTAAATTTTGTCCATCAGGTGTAAATGTAATATCTGTAACTGCACCAGAATGTCCGTTAAATGAGCGAATTAATTTACCTGTACTTAAATCCCACAGTTTAATCACACCTCTGGTATCGCCACTAGCTAGAGTTTGACCATCAGAACTCATCGCCAGAGTATCAATTCTATTATCAAAGCGTACTAGAGTCCCTAATGGGCGCTGTTGGAGTAAGTCCCACAATCGTATTCCATCCAAAGCGCCACTAACTAGAACTTTACCATCAGCAGACACAGCTAAGGATGTAACACTGGTGGTATGTCCGACAAAAGAACGTGTAAATTGATTACTTTTGAGATTCCACAGATTAATAGTACTATCACTACCGGAACTGGCGAGGGTTTGCCCATCTGGGGAGATTACCAAAGACTCTACCGTATTTTTTTGGGCTTTATTGATAGTAGCTACTTTTTTACCAGTTATTGGGTTCCATAAACGGATAATACCATCGTTGTAAGCACCCCCACTGACGAGAATCTGACCATTGGGACTAAAAGCTAAAGACTTTACTCTCCCTGGATGAGCGTTGAGGTTGTACAGGAGGCGGGGATTAGTAAAATCTCCAGTTGATTGTGTACTGGGCGTAACCTGAACCTTATCAGCCGCACTTACCCTTAACCCTTGCCCAATATTTAAAGACAGAGCGATGGTTGCTATAAATAAAAATATAAAATACGGACGTACTAGCGAGTACCCCCTTCCTGTTCCCTCACTCCTCACTGTTTT
Above is a genomic segment from Nostoc sp. MS1 containing:
- a CDS encoding WD40 repeat domain-containing protein encodes the protein MRSEGTGRGYSLVRPYFIFLFIATIALSLNIGQGLRVSAADKVQVTPSTQSTGDFTNPRLLYNLNAHPGRVKSLAFSPNGQILVSGGAYNDGIIRLWNPITGKKVATINKAQKNTVESLVISPDGQTLASSGSDSTINLWNLKSNQFTRSFVGHTTSVTSLAVSADGKVLVSGALDGIRLWDLLQQRPLGTLVRFDNRIDTLAMSSDGQTLASGDTRGVIKLWDLSTGKLIRSFNGHSGAVTDITFTPDGQNLISCSSDRTIKIWNLPSEQLTRTLTGHNNWVYAIALNRDGKTLASAGRDGIKLWDISTGELLNTLIGHSDWVSAIAFSPDGQILASGGYDGKVIIWGNPSMTVRK
- a CDS encoding phosphoribulokinase, which produces MSRPIILGIVGDSAAGKTTLTRGIAQILGPENVTLICTDDYHRYDRKQRAEIGITALHPHCNHLDIMQQHLSLLRTGQPILKPVYSHKTGTFEPPQYIKPNKFVIIEGLLGYSTRAARECYDVKVYLAPPEDLRATWKVKRDTQKRGYTPEQVLAELEKREPDSEQFIRPQRQWSDIVVSFYPPCDDYDESNGHLNVRLVLRPTIPHPDFTPILNLTNGDSGSAIRLGLDRDMSKPVDVLEVDGHATLDQVNKLEHILCSDMPYLINVCDRESNPELGKVAGTTGETLQSYPLALTQLIITYHMLKATQIYQ
- the radC gene encoding RadC family protein; protein product: MTYCLRIADIPTNERPRERLMTHGPKVLATAELIAILLGTGQGPGKLSAVGLGQYILQELSKHQRDPLAVLREVTPAELMQIPGIGPAKATTILAAIELGKRAFQSRPLDRTPIDSPVTAAAALSQDLMWQSQERFAVLLLDVKNRLLGTQVITIGTATETLASPREIFREVIRQGATRTIVAHNHPSGNVEPSPEDIELTRQLLAGAQLLGIPLLDHLILGNGNHQSLREITSLWNDYPQGD